A section of the Lutra lutra chromosome 3, mLutLut1.2, whole genome shotgun sequence genome encodes:
- the LOC125095100 gene encoding mitochondrial chaperone BCS1, producing MPLSDFILALKDNPYFGAGFGLVGVGTALALARKGAQLGLVAFRRHYMITLEVPARDRSYAWLLSWLTQHSTRTQHLSVETSYLQHESGRISTKFEFVPSPGNHFIWYQGKWIRVERSREMQMIDLQTGTPWESVTFTALGTDRKVFFNILEEARELALQQEEGKTVMYTAMGSEWRPFGYPRRRRPLNSVVLEQGLANRIVRDVQEFIDNPKWYTDRGIPYRRGYLLYGPPGCGKSSFITALAGELEHSICLLSLTDSSLSDDRLNHLLSVAPQQSLVLLEDVDAAFLSRDLAAENPVKYQGLGRLTFSGLLNALDGVASTEARIVFMTTNHVDRLDPALIRPGRVDMKEYVGYCSHWQLTQMFQRFYPGQAPSLAEAFAGRVLQVTTHISPAQVQGYFMLYKNDPAGAIHNAESLRT from the exons ATGCCCCTCTCAGACTTTATTCTCGCCCTGAAGGACAATCCCTACTTTGGGGCTGGCTTTGGGCTTGTGGGTGTGGGCacagccctggccctggcccggAAGGGTGCCCAGTTGGGCCTGGTGGCATTCCGGCGTCATTACATGATCACGCTGGAAGTCCCTGCTCGAGACCGAAGCTACGCCTGGTTGCTTAGCTGGCTCACCCAGCATAGTACCCGTACTCAGCACCTCAGTGTTGAGACTTCATACCTTCAGCATGAGAGTGGGCGCATCTCCACCAAGTTTGAATTTGTCCCCAGCCCTGGAAACCACTTTATCTG GTATCAGGGGAAATGGATCCGAGTGGAACGAAGCCGAGAGATGCAGATGATAGACCTGCAGACAGGAACCCCTTGGGAATCTGTCACCTTCACAGCTCTGGGCACTGACCGAAAGGTCTTCTTCAACATCCTGGAGGAAG CTCGAGAGCTGGCCttgcagcaggaggaagggaagacgGTGATGTACACAGCCATGGGCTCTGAGTGGCGTCCTTTTGGCTATCCACGCCGCCGGCGGCCACTGAATTCTGTGGTTCTAGAACAGGGTCTGGCCAACCGAATTGTCAGAGATGTCCAGGAATTCATTGATAATCCCAAGTGGTACACTGACAGAG GCATTCCCTACAGACGTGGCTACCTGCTTTATGGGCCCCCTGGCTGTGGAAAAAGCAGTTTTAT cACAGCCCTGGCGGGGGAACTGGAGCACAGCATCTGCCTGCTGAGCCTCACAGACTCCAGCCTCTCTGATGACCGGCTCAACCACCTGCTGAGTGTGGCCCCGCAGCAGAGCCTGGTGCTCCTGGAGGACGTGGACGCAGCCTTTCTTAGCCGGGACCTAGCtgcagaga aCCCAGTCAAGTACCAAGGTCTAGGTCGCCTCACCTTCAGCGGACTGCTCAATGCCTTGGATGGCGTGGCGTCCACGGAGGCCCGCATCGTGTTCATGACTACCAACCATGTTGACAG GCTGGACCCTGCCCTGATACGCCCCGGACGAGTAGACATGAAGGAGTATGTGGGCTACTGTTCACACTGGCAGCTGACCCAGATGTTCCAGAGGTTCTATCCAGGGCAAGCACCTTCCTTGGCTGAGGCCTTTGCAGGACGTGTCCTTCAGGTTACGACTCACATCAGTCCCGCCCAGGTACAGGGCTACTTCATGCTGTATAAGAATGACCCTGCAGGGGCAATTCACAATGCTGAGTCTCTGAGGACATGA
- the RNF25 gene encoding E3 ubiquitin-protein ligase RNF25 isoform X1 has product MAASASAAAGEEDWVLPSEVEVLESIYLDELQVVKGNGRSSPWEIFITLHPATAEDQDSQYVCFTLVLRVPAQYPNEVPQISIRNPRGLSDEQIQKISQALSQVASAGLGTAMLYELIEKGKEILTDNNIPHGQCVICLYGFQEKEAFTKTPCYHYFHCHCLARYIQHMEHELQVQGQEHERQHAEAKQKAVGVQCPVCREPLVYDLASLKAAPEPQQPMELYQPSAESLRQQEERRRLYQRQQERGGIIDLEAERNRYFISLQQPPAPVEPESAVEASRGARPPSALATELSASATAQPDPAAPLPVASQYTCEKIPGAGPNQQRLGETQKAMLDPPRASRGPWKQPERRHLKGGECHAHKGASDTQELPPPEGPLKEPMDLKPEPYSQGLEGPPQEKGPGNWQGPPPRRTRDCARWERSKGRTPGSSYPRLPRGRGAYRPGTRREPLSLESEDGS; this is encoded by the exons ATGGCGGCGTCTGCGTCGGCGGCTGCAGGGGAGGAGGACTG GGTACTGCCTTCTGAAGTCGAGGTGTTAGAGTCTATCTATCTGGATGAACTACAGGTGGTTAAAGGAAACGGCAG ATCCTCACCGTGGGAGATCTTCATCACCTTGCACCCTGCCACCGCAGAAGACCAGGATTCACAGTATGTGTGCTTCACTCTGGTGCTTCGGGTCCCGGCACAG TACCCCAATGAGGTGCCACAGATCTCTATCCGTAACCCCCGAGGACTCTCAGATGAACAGATCCAAAA GATTTCACAGGCACTGAGCCAGGTGGCCAGTGCTGGTCTGGGTACTGCCATGCTCTATGAACTGATTGAG aaggggaaggaaatCCTCACAGACAACAACATCCCTCATGGCCAGTGCGTCATCTGCCTCTATGGTTTCCAG GAGAAGGAGGCCTTTACCAAAACACCATGTTACCACTATTTCCACTGCCACTGCCTCGCCCGGTACATCCAACACATGGAGCATGAGCTACAGGTTCAAGGCCAGGAGCACGAGCGGCAGCATGCCGAGGCCAAGCAG AAGGCAGTCGGTGTGCAGTGTCCGGTGTGCAGGGAGCCCCTCGTGTATGATCTTGCCTCATTGAAAGCAGCCCCTGAGCCCCAACAGCCCATG GAGCTATACCAGCCCAGCGCAGAGAGCTTGCGCCAACAGGAAGAGCGCAGGCGGCTCTACCAGAGGCAGCAGGAGCGGGGGGGCATCATTGACCTTGAGGCTGAGCGGAACCGGTACTTCATCAGCCTCCAGCAG CCTCCCGCCCCTGTGGAGCCCGAGTCAGCGGTAGAGGCCTCCAGAGGAGCCCGTCCACCCAGCGCCCTTGCCACAGAACTGTCGGCCTCAGCAACTGCCCAGCCCGACCCGGCAGCCCCTCTGCCTGTGGCCTCCCAGTACACGTGTGAGAAGATTCCAGGGGCTGGGCCAAATCAGCAAAGGTTGGGTGAAACCCAGAAAGCTATGCTAGATCCCCCCCGGGCCAGTCGAGGCCCCTGGAAACAGCCCGAACGGAGGCACCTAAAGGGAGGGGAGTGCCATGCCCACAAAGGTGCCAGTGACACCCAGGAACTGCCACCTCCCGAGGGGCCCCTCAAGGAGCCCATGGACCTAAAGCCAGAACCCTATAGCCAAGGTCTTGAAGGTCCTCCCCAAGAGAAGGGCCCTGGCAACTGGCAGGGTCCCCCACCCCGCAGGACTCGGGACTGTGCTCGCTGGGAGCGTTCCAAGGGTCGGACACCGGGTTCTTCCTACCCCCGCCTGCCTCGGGGTCGGGGAGCCTATCGTCCTGGCACTCGAAGGGAGCCCCTGAGCCTGGAGTCTGAGGATGGTTCCTAG
- the ZNF142 gene encoding zinc finger protein 142: MTDPVLDSQPTNNTGEMDGLCPELLLIPPSLSNRGILEPVQSPCPAGNPTPLPADPGCLLVEATATEEDTGNMEIIVETVAGNLSPGAPGETPGVLVKVVEVYFCERCEQSFAEPTLLALHQCAEPLIQPLPGLSGPPCSEELTPGNLPLSGPVQGQGLPDSPLPCPVCRQEFAQPQALKSHFKSHRGPPATFPCPESGCTFSAEDRKALQLHLRQAHAAVPVPCSFRGCPLLFGSRRAMELHRQAHYPFHCNHCSFMGSNVKLFRQHQRSHGPGPQGELSARQGPPAQELLPAPKLPPRGGEPSERAEAPLPREQSADEGDAEEEESGALKDTQKGLEKGQGAQQLEGNVPPGTESLFKTHMCPECKRCFKKRTHLVEHLHLHFPDPSLQCPNCQKFFTSKSKLKTHLLRELGQKAHRCPLCHYSAVERNALNRHMASMHEDISNFYSDTYACPVCREEFRLSQALKEHLKSHTAAAAAGPLPLRCFQEGCGYAAPDRKAFIKHLKESHGARAVECRHHSCPLLFASAEAMEAHRKSHYAFHCPHCDFACSNKHAFRKHKKQGHAGSEELRCTFCPFATFNPVAYQDHVGKMHAHEKIHQCPECAFATAHKRVLIRHMLLHTGEKPHKCELCDFTCRDVSYLSKHMLTHSNTKDYMCTECGYVTKWKHYLSVHMRKHAGDLRYQCNQCSYRCHRADQLSSHKLRHQGKSLMCEVCAFACKRKYELQKHMASQHHPGPPAPLYPCRYCSYQSRHKQALLSHENCKHTRLREFRCPLCDYRTFSNTTLFFHKRKVHGYVPGDQVWQLRYAGQEPEGAGPGPMPRLDSEPHSQPPAPPEGPDRDPALAVEPHSDLAPPETSEEESTGRQDGSGVPQVDDLAGSPSLAEVDEGGCTLHLEALGVELEPVAEPPLEEITETTPVAFRPLDPAGPLRLEGPDGTLTELSAFEAAGASDLGAEEEPVLEKPVPEAPQNLPSSEEPPDSWAGALKATLPAESTPLPQFPESESLLKALRRQDKEQAEALVLEGRVQMVVIQGEGRAFRCPHCPFITRREKALSVHSRTGCQGRRGPLLCPECGASFKQQRGLSTHLLKKCPALLRKNKALPGQGSPLPPGTQVSEDTEGVKSSPAPLGGEPVLPKEAAAALPGEPEEVEEPPGLRSMSGDTLPAETPEKFHFEQGKFHCHSCPFLCSRLSSITSHVAEGCRGGRGGGGKRGASLLSRGDSVSPSSGSAEGSPRTGDTALAPKQKGARFSCPTCPFSCRQERALRTHQSRGCPLGESGELHCSLCSFTAAAAATLRLHQKRRHPTTAPPARGPRPPLQCGDCGFTCKQSRCLQQHRRLKHEGVKPHQCPFCDFSTTRRYRLEAHQSRHTGVGRIPCSSCPQTFGTNSKLRLHRLRVHDKTPTHFCPLCDYSGYLRHDITRHVNSCHQGTPAFACPQCEAQFSSETALKQHALRRHPEPPPTSPGSPATEGPLRCSRCGLLCASPASLRGHTRKQHPRLECGACQEAFPSRPALDEHRRQQHFSHRCQLCDFAARERAGLVRHYLEQHEEEEEEAAVAGAETPEGGAGAGQPPLRCPFCDFACRHQLVLDHHVKGHGGTRLYKCTDCAYSTKNRQKITWHSRIHTGEKPYRCHLCPYACADPSRLKYHMRIHREERKYLCPDCGYKCKWVNQLKYHMTKHTGLKPYQCPECEYCTNRADALRVHQETRHREARAFMCEQCGKAFKTRFLLRTHLRKHSEAKPYVCNVCHRAFRWAAGLRHHALTHTDRHPFFCRLCSYKAKQKFQVVKHVRRHHPDQADPNQGVGKDPTTPTVHLHDVQLEDPSPPAPAAPPTGPEG; encoded by the exons ATGACAGACCCCGTGTTGGACTCACAGCCAACCAACAACACTGGGGAGATGGATGGACTATGCCCGGAGCTATTGCTgatccccccatctctctctaacCGTGGAATCCTGGAGCCCGTCCAGAGTCCCTGTCCTGCTGGGAACCCCACACCTTTGCCTGCTGACCCAGGCTGCCTGCTGGTAGAGGCCACAGCAACTGAAGAGGACACAGGGAACATGGAGATCATTGTGGAAACAGTGGCTGGAAACCTGtccccaggtgctcctggagagACCCCAG GTGTCCTGGTAAAGGTGGTGGAGGTGTACTTCTGTGAGCGCTGTGAGCAGAGCTTTGCAGAGCCCACTCTGCTGGCCCTGCACCAGTGTGCTGAGCCCCTCATACAGCCTCTGCCGGGCCTCTCTGGCCCCCCATGCTCCGAGGAGCTCACCCCCGGCaacctccctctctctggccctgTGCAGGGGCAGGGCCTGCCAGATAGCCCCTTGCCATGCCCCGTGTGTAGACAGGAGTttgcccagccccaggccctgaaGAGCCACTTCAAGAGTCACCGGGGCCCTCCCGCCACCTTCCCCTGCCCGGAGTCCGGCTGTACATTCTCCGCGGAAGATCGCAAGGCCCTGCAGCTCCACCTGAGGCAGGCCCATGCCGCGGTCCCTGTGCCGTGTTCTTTCCGGGGCTGCCCCCTGCTCTTCGGGAGCCGGCGGGCCATGGAGCTGCACCGACAGGCCCATTACCCCTTCCACTGCAACCATTGCAGCTTTATGGGTTCCAACGTCAAACTCTTCCGGCAGCATCAGCGGAGCCACGGGCCTGGGCCACAGGGAgagctctctgcccggcagggtcCTCCGGCCCAGGAGCTGCTGCCAG CTCCCAAACTGCCCCCTAGAGGGGGCGAGCCATCAGAACGAGCAGAGGCGCCCTTGCCCAGGGAGCAGTCAGCAGATGAAGGGGacgcagaggaagaagagagtggCGCTCTGAAGGACACCCAAAAAGGCCTGGAGAAGGGCCAGGGAGCTCAGCAGTTAGAAG ggAATGTGCCTCCTGGCACCGAGTCCCTCTTCAAGACTCACATGTGCCCGGAGTGCAAGCGTTGCTTCAAGAAGCGGACACACCTGGTGGAGCACCTGCACCTGCACTTCCCCGACCCCAGCCTGCAATGCCCCAACTGCCAGAAGTTCTTCACCAGCAAGAGCAAGCTGAAGACGCACCTGCTGCGGGAGCTGGGCCAGAAGGCCCACCGCTGCCCGCTGTGCCACTACAGCGCCGTGGAGAGGAATGCGCTGAACCGCCACATGGCCAGCATGCACGAGGACATTTCCAACTTCTACTCGGACACCTACGCCTGCCCCGTGTGCCGGGAGGAGTTCCGCCTCAGCCAGGCCCTGAAGGAGCACCTCAAGAGCCACACGGCGGCGGCCGCCGCGGGGCCGCTGCCCCTGCGCTGCTTTCAGGAGGGCTGCGGCTACGCGGCCCCCGACCGCAAGGCCTTCATCAAGCACCTGAAGGAGAGCCACGGCGCGAGGGCTGTCGAGTGCCGCCATCACTCGTGCCCCCTGCTCTTCGCCAGCGCCGAGGCCATGGAGGCACACCGCAAGAGCCACTATGCTTTCCACTGCCCACACTGCGACTTCGCCTGCTCCAACAAGCACGCGTTCCGCAAACACAAGAAGCAGGGCCATGCGGGCAGCGAGGAGCTGCGCTGCACCTTCTGCCCCTTCGCCACCTTCAACCCCGTGGCCTACCAGGACCACGTGGGCAAGATGCATGCCCACGAGAAGATCCACCAGTGCCCCGAGTGCGCCTTCGCCACCGCCCACAAGAGGGTGCTCATTCGCCACATGCTGCTGCACACCG GTGAGAAACCTCATAAGTGTGAACTCTGCGATTTCACATGCCGAGACGTGAGCTACCTGTCCAAGCACATGCTGACCCACTCCAACACCAAGGATTACATGTGCACTGAGTGTGGCTACGTCACCAAGTGGAAGCATTACCTCAGTGTGCACATGCGGAAACACGCGGGGGACCTCAG aTACCAGTGCAACCAGTGCTCTTATCGCTGCCACCGGGCCGATCAGCTGAGCAGCCACAAGCTGCGCCACCAGGGCAAGTCCCTGATGTGCGAGGTGTGCGCTTTTGCGTGCAAGAGGAAGTACGAGCTGCAGAAGCACATGGCCTCCCAGCACCACCCAGGCCCGCCGGCCCCACTCTACCCCTGCCGCTACTGCAGCTACCAGAGCCGCCACAAGCAGGCGCTGCTGAGCCACGAGAACTGCAAGCACACCCGCCTGCGCGAGTTCCGCTGCCCGCTCTGTGACTACCGTACCTTCAGCAACACCACCCTCTTCTTCCACAAGCGCAAGGTCCACGGCTATGTGCCCGGCGACCAGGTGTGGCAGCTCCGCTATGCTGGCCAGGAGCCTGAGGGGGCTGGGCCGGGCCCGATGCCCCGACTGGACTCCGAGCCCCACAGCCAGCCGCCCGCCCCGCCTGAGGGGCCAGACCGGGACCCTGCACTGGCAGTGGAGCCCCACTCGGACCTGGCCCCGCCAGAGACCAGCGAGGAGGAGAGCACCGGGAGACAGGATGGCAGTGGGGTTCCGCAGGTTGACGACCTGGCTGGCAGCCCCAGTCTGGCGGAGGTCGATGAGGGAGGGTGCACCCTGCACCTAGAGGCCTTGGGCGTAGAGCTGGAGCCCGTGGCTGAGCCACCCCTGGAGGAGATCACTGAAACCACCCCTGTGGCCTTCAGGCCCCTGGATCCCGCAGGGCCCCTGAGACTTGAAGGGCCAGATGGAACTTTGACTGAGCTATCTGCCTTTGAAGCTGCCGGGGCTTCTGATTTGGGTGCTGAAGAAGAGCCTGTTCTGGAAAAGCCAGTCCCAGAGGCCCCCCAAAACCTCCCTTCCTCAGAGGAGCCCCCTGACAGCTGGGCGGGAGCCTTAAAGGCCACTCTGCCCGCTGAGAGCACTCCGCTCCCCCAGTTCCCCGAGTCGGAGTCCCTGCTCAAGGCCCTGCGGAGGCAGGACAAAGAGCAGGCCGAGGCTCTGGTCCTGGAGGGGCGGGTTCAGATGGTAGTCATCCAGGGAGAGGGGCGCGCCTTCCGCTGCCCACACTGCCCGTTCATTACCCGCCGGGAGAAGGCCCTGAGCGTGCACTCCAGGACCGGGTGCCAGGGCCGCCGAGGGCCCCTGCTGTGCCCCGAGTGTGGAGCCAGCTTCAAGCAACAGCGTGGCCTCAGCACCCACCTGCTGAAGAAGTGTCCCGCTCTGCTCAGGAAGAACAAGGCTTTGCCTGGAcagggctccccactgcccccaggtACCCAGGTCTCCGAGGACACAGAAGGTGTGAagtcctcccctgccccactagGAGGAGAGCCAGTGCTCCCCAAAGAGGCTGCTGCTGCACTTCCCGGGGAGCCAGAAGAAGTAGAGGAGCCCCCTGGCCTGCGCTCCATGTCCGGGGACACCTTACCCGCAGAGACCCCTGAGAAGTTCCACTTCGAGCAGGGCAAGTTTCACTGCCACTCATGCCCGTTCCTGTGCTCCCGGCTCTCCTCCATCACCTCTCATGTGGCTGAAGGCTGCCGGGGGGGCCGTGGCGGGGGAGGAAAGCGAGGGGCCTCTCTTCTGAGCCGTGGGGACTCTGTCTCCCCCAGCAGTGGGAGTGCAGAGGGCAGCCCCAGGACTGGGGACACGGCACTGGCTCCAAAGCAGAAGGGGGCCCGCTTCTCCTGCCCGACGTGCCCCTTCAGCTGCCGCCAGGAGCGGGCCCTGAGGACGCACCAGAGCCGGGGCTGCCCCCTCGGAGAGTCTGGAGAGCTGCACTGCAGCCTCTGCTCCTTcaccgccgccgctgctgccacCCTCAGGCTCCACCAGAAGCGGAGGCaccccaccaccgcccccccgGCCCGCGGGCCCCGGCCCCCACTCCAGTGCGGGGACTGTGGCTTCACCTGCAAGCAGAGCCGCTGCCTCCAGCAGCACCGGCGGCTCAAGCACGAGGGAGTGAAGCCCCACCAGTGCCCCTTCTGTGACTTCTCCACCACTAGGCGGTACCGGCTGGAGGCCCACCAGTCCCGCCACACGGGGGTCGGCCGCATCCCCTGCAGCTCCTGCCCGCAGACATTCGGTACCAACTCGAAACTGCGCCTGCACCGGCTGCGGGTCCACGATAAGACGCCCACCCACTTCTGCCCGCTGTGCGACTATAGCGGCTACCTGCGACATGACATCACGCGCCACGTCAACAGCTGCCACCAGGGCACCCCCGCCTTCGCCTGCCCCCAGTGCGAGGCGCAGTTCAGCTCAGAGACGGCGCTCAAGCAGCATGCGCTGCGCCGGCACCCCGAGCCGCCCCCCACCTCGCCGGGCTCCCCTGCCACCGAGGGCCCCCTGCGCTGCTCCCGCTGTGGGCTGCTGTGCGCCAGCCCAGCCAGCCTGCGGGGCCACACCCGCAAGCAGCACCCGCGACTGGAGTGTGGGGCCTGCCAGGAGGCCTTCCCCAGCCGGCCGGCCCTGGACGAGCACCGGCGGCAGCAGCACTTCAGCCACCGCTGCCAGCTTTGTGACTTTGCAGCCCGGGAACGCGCTGGCCTGGTTAGGCACTACCTGGAGCAGcacgaggaggaagaggaggaggcggCGGTAGCAGGTGCGGAGACTCCGGAGGGCGGTGCGGGGGCCGGCCAGCCCCCCCTGCGCTGCCCCTTCTGTGACTTCGCGTGCCGCCACCAGCTGGTGCTGGACCACCACGTGAAGGGGCACGGCGGCACCCGGCTGTACAAGTGCACTGACTGTGCATACAGCACCAAGAACCGCCAGAAGATCACCTGGCACAGCCGCATCCACACGGGAGAGAAGCCCTACCGCTGCCACCTCTGTCCCTACGCCTGTGCCGACCCCTCCCGCCTCAAG TACCACATGCGGATCCATAGGGAGGAACGGAAGTATCTGTGCCCCGACTGTGGCTACAAGTGCAAGTGGGTCAACCAACTCAAGTACCACATGACCAAGCACACAG GCCTGAAGCCATACCAGTGCCCCGAGTGCGAGTACTGCACCAACCGGGCCGACGCGCTGCGCGTGCACCAGGAGACTCGGCACCGGGAGGCACGGGCCTTCATGTGCGAGCAGTGCGGCAAGGCCTTCAAGACCCGCTTCTTGCTGCGCACCCACCTCCGCAAGCACAGTGAGGCCAAGCCCTACGTGTGCAATGTGTGCCACCGTGCTTTCCGCTGGGCCGCCGGCCTGCGCCATCACGCCCTCACCCACACCGACCGGCACCCCTTCTTCTGCCGCCTCTGCAGCTACAAGGCCAAGCAGAAGTTCCAGGTGGTGAAGCACGTGCGCCGGCACCACCCGGACCAGGCCGACCCGAACCAAGGAGTGGGGAAAGACCCCACCACCCCCACGGTGCACCTGCATGACGTGCAGCTGGAGGACCCcagccctcctgctcctgctgctcccccgacTGGACCCGAGGGCTGa
- the RNF25 gene encoding E3 ubiquitin-protein ligase RNF25 isoform X2, with the protein MAASASAAAGEEDWVLPSEVEVLESIYLDELQVVKGNGRSSPWEIFITLHPATAEDQDSQYVCFTLVLRVPAQYPNEVPQISIRNPRGLSDEQIQKISQALSQVASAGLGTAMLYELIEKGKEILTDNNIPHGQCVICLYGFQEKEAFTKTPCYHYFHCHCLARYIQHMEHELQVQGQEHERQHAEAKQAVGVQCPVCREPLVYDLASLKAAPEPQQPMELYQPSAESLRQQEERRRLYQRQQERGGIIDLEAERNRYFISLQQPPAPVEPESAVEASRGARPPSALATELSASATAQPDPAAPLPVASQYTCEKIPGAGPNQQRLGETQKAMLDPPRASRGPWKQPERRHLKGGECHAHKGASDTQELPPPEGPLKEPMDLKPEPYSQGLEGPPQEKGPGNWQGPPPRRTRDCARWERSKGRTPGSSYPRLPRGRGAYRPGTRREPLSLESEDGS; encoded by the exons ATGGCGGCGTCTGCGTCGGCGGCTGCAGGGGAGGAGGACTG GGTACTGCCTTCTGAAGTCGAGGTGTTAGAGTCTATCTATCTGGATGAACTACAGGTGGTTAAAGGAAACGGCAG ATCCTCACCGTGGGAGATCTTCATCACCTTGCACCCTGCCACCGCAGAAGACCAGGATTCACAGTATGTGTGCTTCACTCTGGTGCTTCGGGTCCCGGCACAG TACCCCAATGAGGTGCCACAGATCTCTATCCGTAACCCCCGAGGACTCTCAGATGAACAGATCCAAAA GATTTCACAGGCACTGAGCCAGGTGGCCAGTGCTGGTCTGGGTACTGCCATGCTCTATGAACTGATTGAG aaggggaaggaaatCCTCACAGACAACAACATCCCTCATGGCCAGTGCGTCATCTGCCTCTATGGTTTCCAG GAGAAGGAGGCCTTTACCAAAACACCATGTTACCACTATTTCCACTGCCACTGCCTCGCCCGGTACATCCAACACATGGAGCATGAGCTACAGGTTCAAGGCCAGGAGCACGAGCGGCAGCATGCCGAGGCCAAGCAG GCAGTCGGTGTGCAGTGTCCGGTGTGCAGGGAGCCCCTCGTGTATGATCTTGCCTCATTGAAAGCAGCCCCTGAGCCCCAACAGCCCATG GAGCTATACCAGCCCAGCGCAGAGAGCTTGCGCCAACAGGAAGAGCGCAGGCGGCTCTACCAGAGGCAGCAGGAGCGGGGGGGCATCATTGACCTTGAGGCTGAGCGGAACCGGTACTTCATCAGCCTCCAGCAG CCTCCCGCCCCTGTGGAGCCCGAGTCAGCGGTAGAGGCCTCCAGAGGAGCCCGTCCACCCAGCGCCCTTGCCACAGAACTGTCGGCCTCAGCAACTGCCCAGCCCGACCCGGCAGCCCCTCTGCCTGTGGCCTCCCAGTACACGTGTGAGAAGATTCCAGGGGCTGGGCCAAATCAGCAAAGGTTGGGTGAAACCCAGAAAGCTATGCTAGATCCCCCCCGGGCCAGTCGAGGCCCCTGGAAACAGCCCGAACGGAGGCACCTAAAGGGAGGGGAGTGCCATGCCCACAAAGGTGCCAGTGACACCCAGGAACTGCCACCTCCCGAGGGGCCCCTCAAGGAGCCCATGGACCTAAAGCCAGAACCCTATAGCCAAGGTCTTGAAGGTCCTCCCCAAGAGAAGGGCCCTGGCAACTGGCAGGGTCCCCCACCCCGCAGGACTCGGGACTGTGCTCGCTGGGAGCGTTCCAAGGGTCGGACACCGGGTTCTTCCTACCCCCGCCTGCCTCGGGGTCGGGGAGCCTATCGTCCTGGCACTCGAAGGGAGCCCCTGAGCCTGGAGTCTGAGGATGGTTCCTAG